The proteins below are encoded in one region of Panulirus ornatus isolate Po-2019 chromosome 31, ASM3632096v1, whole genome shotgun sequence:
- the LOC139758703 gene encoding uncharacterized protein, whose translation MLSLDATVHVLWLGTPVAACVSGVSVLTAISGNAWLTSEERILNPSYKNGSSRVEYLTKCTVSGLFTLCVTEVGKTEFRCSRIDYFPKEAYSPDPLDATMAIPHTVLKSVGFFLTAAALLAVAELLCLNGHFCRRRRFLTFISGVTFVVAGLVMLVGVVVYIATLKALLGDKLRPGSTLQPPLFTYSYGWCFLLLLLGFITTEAAGTAAIFLYIYWHKREWRHKSRLGRGRWCSVTEPHNLACRAPTTLRTGGQYLLEYQPLAHCNHTRYQELPADYHHHTCHNLSDWGTQGPHNMTPHSSPQQKGLPATPQHTGLPATPQHTGLPTRPQQTELQGSPQHKNRQPPPQQGSAWTQGGRQTGRRPSQPWSGRSLGHLEKDVWWAEAWSSGHPRGSGTLPRSNNLPLTHGRCASWGRSDAHGVRETFPRSDNWQIPTSHNVRQYSSLPRTPGKLSRNSSSTPVADAGGCKDCCTYCCYCCCCCCCYDTGGENDSVCTLPVHNRLTTSSSSDTEKCATSPCLAGTCLHQHTSILRSQLASISPNLPCQHPQCYQHHQLANSSPPLPQGCKHPQCWKHPHKQTQCYQRQETDNDHPGKYVKDEHLAHHHHHQTFQRTTPV comes from the exons ATGCTCAGCCTGGACGCTACCGTACACGTCCTCTGGCTGGGCACGCCCGTGGCCGCCTGTGTCAGCGGTGTCAGCGTCCTGACGGCCATTAGCGGCAACGCCTGGCTGACTTCCGAAGAGCGGATCCTTAACCCCTCCTACAAGAACGGCTCCTCCAGGGTGGAGTACCTCACTAAGTGCACCGTCAGCGGCCTCTTCACTCTCTGTGTCACTGAAG tgGGCAAGACAGAGTTTCGCTGCTCCAGGATCGACTACTTCCCCAAGGAGGCCTACAGCCCAGACCCTCTGGACGCCACCATGGCCATCCCCC ACACGGTGCTCAAGTCGGTGGGGTTCTTCCTGACGGCGGCGGCGCTGCTGGCCGTGGCCGAGCTGCTCTGCCTCAACGGCCACTTCTGCAGGAGGCGACGCTTCCTGACCTTCATCTCCGGCGTCACCTTCGTCGTAGCAG ggctGGTGATGCTGGTCGGGGTGGTAGTGTACATCGCCACGCTGAAGGCGCTGCTGGGGGACAAGCTGCGGCCCGGCTCAACACTGCAGCCGCCACTCTTCACCTACTCGTACGGCTGGtgcttcctgctcctcctgctggggttcaTCACCACCGAGGCAGCTGGCACGGCCGCCATCTTCCTCTACATCTACTGGCACAAG CGTGAGTGGCGTCACAAGAGTCggctggggaggggaaggtggtgtagTGTGACGGAGCCCCACAACCTGGCCTGCCGTGCACCCACGACCCTCag GACGGGAGGACAGTATCTGCTGGAGTACCAGCCGCTCGCACACTGCAACCACACCAGGTACCAGGAGCTGCCCgctgactaccaccaccacacctgccacaacctGTCTGACTGGGGGACGCAGGGCCCTCATAACATGACCCCACACTCATCACCCCAGCAGAAGGGCCTCCCAGCAACACCCCAGCACACGGGCCTACCAGCAACACCCCAGCACACGGGCCTACCAACGCGACCCCAGCAGACGGAACTACAGGGTTCACCCCAGCACAAAAATAGgcaaccaccaccccagcagggtAGCGCCTGGACTCAAGGCGGCCGGCAGACAGGACGGCGTCCCTCACAGCCTTGGAGTGGACGCTCCCTAGGGCACCTAGAGAAGGACGTCTGGTGGGCCGAGGCCTGGTCCTCCGGTCATCCCCGAGGGAGTGGAACCCTTCCCCGGAGCAACAATCTGCCCTTGACCCATGGTAGATGTGCGTCCTGGGGCAGGAGTGATGCCCACGGGGTACGAGAGACGTTCCCCAGGTCGGACAACTGGCAGATCCCCACCTCTCACAACGTAAGGCAGTACAGCTCTCTACCCCGGACGCCCGGCAAGCTTTCtcggaacagcagcagcaccccTGTGGCTGATGCAGGTGGCTGCAAGGACTGTTgcacctactgctgctactgctgttgctgctgctgctgctacgacACCGGTGGCGAGAATGACTCGGTCTGCACCCTCCCCGTTCACAATCGTCTCACAACAAGTTCATCATCAGACACAGAGAAATGTGCTACCTCTCCATGTCTAGCAGGGACATGCCTACACCAACACACCTCAATCTTACGCTCCCAGCTGGCCAGCATCTCCCCTAACCTGCCTTGCCAGCACccccagtgttaccagcaccaccagctggccaactcctcccctcctcttccccagggCTGTAAGCATCCCCAGTGTTGGAAGCACCCACACAAGCAAACCCAGTGCTACCAGCGACAAGAGACTGATAACGATCATCCTGGCAAATATgtgaaggatgaacacctagcccaccatcaccaccaccaaaccttCCAACGTACCACCCCAGTGTGA